One Mycobacterium sp. SMC-4 DNA window includes the following coding sequences:
- the rpmA gene encoding 50S ribosomal protein L27, with protein MAHKKGASSSRNGRDSAAQRLGVKRFGGQVVKAGEILVRQRGTHFHPGVNVGRGGDDTLFATAPGAVEFGTKRGRKFVNIVRVTRSEA; from the coding sequence ATGGCACACAAGAAGGGCGCTTCGAGCTCACGCAACGGTCGCGATTCCGCCGCCCAGCGACTGGGCGTCAAGCGGTTCGGCGGCCAGGTCGTCAAGGCCGGCGAGATCCTGGTCCGCCAGCGCGGGACCCATTTCCACCCCGGCGTCAACGTCGGGCGTGGTGGTGACGACACCCTGTTCGCGACGGCACCGGGTGCTGTGGAGTTCGGCACGAAGCGCGGCCGCAAGTTCGTCAACATCGTCCGCGTCACCCGCAGCGAGGCCTGA
- the obgE gene encoding GTPase ObgE: MPRFIDRVVVHARAGNGGNGCASVHREKFKPLGGPDGGNGGRGGSVVFVVDPQVHTLLDFHFHPNVVAPSGKQGAGSNRDGAAGSDLEVKVPDGTVVLDEKGRLLADLVGAGTRFEAAAGGRGGLGNAALASRARKAPGFALLGEKGETRELTLELKTVADVGLVGFPSAGKSSLVSAISAAKPKIADYPFTTLVPNLGVVSAGEHTFTVADVPGLIPGASEGRGLGLDFLRHIERCAVLVHVVDCATLEPDRDPISDIEALEAELAAYTPTLQGDSALGDLAQRPRAVVLNKIDVPDARELADFVRAEVSEKFGWRVFEVSAVTREGLRPLIFGLWEMVSAYRAAQPEVVARRPVIRPIPVDETAFSVQPDGDGGFVVSGTRPQRWVAQTNFDNDEAVGYLGDRLARLGVEDELLKLGATPGCAVTIGDMTFDWEPQTPAGVDVPMSGRGTDARLEQTGRISADERKAARKARRESDG, translated from the coding sequence ATGCCCCGGTTCATCGACCGCGTCGTGGTCCACGCGCGGGCCGGTAATGGTGGCAACGGGTGCGCCTCGGTGCACCGCGAGAAGTTCAAGCCGCTGGGTGGTCCCGACGGCGGTAACGGTGGCCGGGGCGGAAGTGTGGTTTTCGTCGTCGATCCGCAGGTGCACACCCTGCTCGACTTCCACTTCCATCCCAACGTCGTCGCGCCGTCCGGCAAGCAGGGCGCCGGTAGCAACCGGGACGGAGCTGCCGGTTCAGACCTGGAGGTGAAAGTCCCCGACGGGACGGTCGTGCTCGACGAGAAGGGTCGGCTGCTGGCCGACCTCGTCGGAGCCGGCACCAGGTTCGAAGCCGCGGCCGGTGGGCGCGGCGGACTGGGAAACGCCGCGCTGGCCTCGCGGGCCCGCAAAGCCCCCGGATTCGCATTGCTCGGCGAGAAAGGGGAGACGCGCGAGCTGACGCTGGAACTGAAGACGGTCGCCGACGTCGGGCTGGTCGGTTTCCCGTCGGCCGGTAAGTCTTCGTTGGTCTCGGCGATCTCGGCGGCCAAACCGAAGATTGCCGATTATCCGTTCACCACGTTGGTCCCCAACCTGGGTGTGGTCTCGGCCGGGGAGCACACCTTCACCGTCGCCGACGTCCCCGGACTGATCCCGGGCGCGTCCGAAGGCCGCGGGCTGGGACTGGATTTCTTGCGTCACATCGAGCGGTGCGCGGTGTTGGTGCACGTCGTCGACTGCGCCACGCTCGAGCCCGACCGTGACCCGATCTCCGACATTGAGGCGCTCGAAGCCGAGTTGGCTGCCTACACCCCGACGCTGCAGGGCGACTCCGCGCTCGGCGACCTCGCGCAGCGACCACGTGCGGTGGTACTGAACAAGATCGACGTTCCCGATGCGCGCGAACTTGCCGATTTCGTTCGCGCGGAAGTCTCCGAGAAATTCGGGTGGCGGGTGTTCGAGGTCTCTGCAGTGACACGAGAAGGTTTGCGACCGTTGATTTTCGGGCTGTGGGAGATGGTCTCGGCATATCGGGCGGCCCAGCCCGAGGTGGTGGCGCGCCGACCGGTGATCCGACCGATTCCTGTTGACGAGACGGCATTTTCGGTGCAGCCCGACGGCGACGGTGGCTTCGTCGTCTCCGGGACCCGCCCGCAGCGTTGGGTGGCGCAGACCAACTTCGACAACGATGAGGCTGTCGGCTATCTCGGTGACCGGCTGGCCCGGCTCGGGGTGGAGGACGAGCTGCTCAAGCTCGGTGCCACGCCCGGATGTGCGGTCACGATCGGTGATATGACCTTCGACTGGGAGCCGCAGACGCCGGCCGGTGTGGATGTCCCCATGTCGGGGCGCGGCACCGATGCTCGCCTGGAACAGACCGGACGGATCTCCGCTGACGAGCGGAAGGCTGCCCGCAAAGCTCGTCGGGAGAGCGACGGGTGA
- a CDS encoding Rne/Rng family ribonuclease → MADNENSAVPTHDLPEETQQPAASAGGVKEAPPERLRVHSLARVLGTTSRRIIDALVELDGRARSAHSTVGREEADRVREVLAQPEAEPVAVDAAADEAVDSAVDEPRQPVEAPEQAEAPEQAEQEPESRLILEAPAAPAAEPADYLPLFVAPQPVRFDDRHTGADDSDDEDSDDDDSDDDADSDDDQSGRPAGAAKRRRRGRRGRGRGRGEQNGEDAPSDGDGDSQAESDSDDEDSDDDDDGNGGDGTTRRRRRRRRRKSGSGNDNDSSGSSDDPPNTVVHEREPRKNDRGDKNTADPDAIQGISGSTRLEAKRQRRRDGRDAGRRRPPILSEAEFLARREAVERTMIVRDKVRTEPPHEGARYTQIAVLEDGVVVEHFVTSASSASLVGNIYLGIVQNVLPSMEAAFVDIGRGRNGVLYAGEVNWEAAGLGGQNRKIEQALKPGDYVVVQVSKDPVGHKGARLTTQVSLAGRYLVYVPGASSTGISRKLPDTERQRLKEILREVVPSDAGVIIRTASEGVKEDDIRTDVERLQKRWGEVEAKAAEITAKKAGAAVALYEEPDVLVKVIRDLFNEDFSGLIVSGDEAWKTINDYVEAVAPELMPRLTKYEPAAADAPDVFAVHRIDEQLTKAMDRKVWLPSGGTLVIDRTEAMTVVDVNTGKFTGSGGNLEQTVTRNNLEAAEEIVRQLRLRDIGGIVVIDFIDMVLESNRDLVLRRLTEALARDRTRHQVSEVTSLGLVQLTRKRLGTGLIEAFSTPCTHCAGRGIVLHGDPVDSNSSGGGRKSESGGGRRGKRGKRGAREQEVQVAKLPSHSPGDHPMFKAMAAANGKHEDDDESGDAAVDVAELEPDTIRRAVGRDTDDADDTDDDTDDDSDDDTDEDEIDLDDDEEEIEDDIDVVDSDDDSDDEDDSDDEDDSDDESEDTEDESDDEPVVAARPGRQRRRAAARPAGPPSQD, encoded by the coding sequence GTGGCCGACAATGAGAATTCTGCAGTCCCGACCCACGACCTCCCGGAAGAGACACAGCAACCTGCTGCCTCTGCCGGTGGAGTCAAGGAAGCGCCGCCGGAACGGTTGAGAGTCCATTCGCTGGCCCGGGTGCTCGGCACCACGAGCAGGCGGATCATCGACGCGCTGGTCGAACTCGACGGCAGGGCGCGCAGTGCGCACTCGACAGTCGGCCGCGAGGAAGCCGACCGGGTGCGGGAGGTCCTCGCCCAGCCGGAAGCCGAGCCGGTCGCGGTCGATGCCGCCGCCGACGAAGCGGTTGACTCCGCTGTCGACGAACCCCGACAGCCCGTCGAGGCCCCCGAGCAGGCCGAGGCCCCTGAGCAGGCCGAGCAAGAGCCGGAGTCTCGGCTGATACTGGAGGCACCGGCAGCGCCGGCCGCTGAGCCCGCCGACTACCTGCCGTTGTTCGTCGCTCCGCAGCCCGTGCGGTTCGATGACCGCCACACCGGGGCCGATGACTCTGACGACGAGGACTCTGACGACGACGACTCCGACGACGACGCCGACTCCGACGACGACCAGAGTGGACGTCCGGCGGGCGCGGCCAAACGGCGTCGGCGTGGTCGGCGGGGGCGTGGCCGGGGGCGCGGCGAGCAGAATGGTGAGGACGCGCCGTCCGACGGCGACGGTGATTCCCAGGCCGAGTCTGACTCCGACGACGAGGACAGCGACGACGACGACGACGGCAACGGCGGCGACGGGACCACCCGGCGGCGGCGCCGTCGGCGACGCCGCAAATCCGGCTCCGGTAACGACAACGACAGCAGCGGCTCGTCCGATGATCCGCCCAACACGGTCGTCCACGAGCGCGAGCCCCGCAAGAACGACCGCGGCGACAAGAACACTGCCGACCCCGACGCGATCCAGGGGATCAGCGGATCCACCCGGCTCGAAGCCAAACGGCAGCGTCGCCGCGATGGGCGCGACGCGGGCCGTCGGCGCCCGCCCATCCTGTCCGAGGCCGAGTTCCTGGCGCGCCGGGAGGCCGTGGAACGGACCATGATCGTGCGCGACAAGGTTCGAACCGAACCGCCGCACGAGGGAGCCCGTTACACCCAGATCGCGGTTCTGGAGGACGGCGTGGTCGTCGAGCACTTCGTCACCTCGGCGTCGTCGGCGTCGCTGGTCGGCAACATCTACCTCGGCATCGTGCAGAATGTGCTGCCCTCGATGGAGGCGGCGTTCGTCGACATCGGCCGCGGCCGTAACGGTGTGCTCTACGCCGGTGAGGTGAACTGGGAAGCTGCCGGCCTGGGCGGGCAGAACCGCAAGATCGAACAGGCCCTCAAACCGGGCGACTACGTCGTCGTTCAGGTCAGTAAGGACCCTGTCGGCCACAAGGGTGCCCGGCTGACCACTCAGGTCAGTCTGGCCGGTCGCTACCTGGTCTACGTGCCCGGTGCGTCATCGACCGGGATCAGCCGCAAACTGCCCGACACCGAGCGCCAGCGACTCAAGGAGATACTGCGCGAGGTGGTGCCGTCGGACGCCGGGGTGATCATCCGCACCGCCTCCGAAGGCGTCAAGGAAGACGACATCCGCACCGACGTCGAGCGGCTGCAGAAGCGCTGGGGCGAGGTCGAGGCCAAAGCCGCCGAGATCACCGCGAAGAAGGCCGGTGCCGCGGTGGCCCTCTACGAAGAGCCCGATGTGCTGGTCAAGGTCATTCGCGACCTGTTCAACGAGGATTTCTCCGGGTTGATCGTCTCCGGTGACGAGGCATGGAAGACGATCAACGACTACGTCGAAGCCGTGGCTCCCGAGTTGATGCCGAGGCTGACCAAGTACGAACCTGCGGCCGCGGATGCCCCCGACGTGTTCGCCGTGCACCGCATCGACGAGCAGCTGACCAAAGCGATGGACCGCAAGGTGTGGTTGCCCTCCGGCGGCACGCTGGTGATCGACCGCACTGAGGCAATGACCGTCGTGGACGTCAACACCGGCAAGTTCACCGGCTCAGGTGGCAATCTCGAACAGACCGTCACTCGCAACAACCTGGAGGCGGCCGAGGAGATCGTGCGGCAGCTGCGGTTGCGCGACATCGGCGGCATCGTGGTCATCGACTTCATCGACATGGTGCTGGAATCCAACCGTGACCTGGTGTTGCGCCGGTTGACCGAGGCGCTGGCCCGCGACCGGACCCGCCACCAGGTCTCCGAGGTGACCTCGCTGGGGCTGGTGCAGCTGACCCGCAAGCGGCTCGGCACCGGGCTCATCGAGGCGTTCTCCACACCGTGTACGCACTGCGCCGGGCGTGGCATCGTGCTACATGGCGATCCGGTTGACTCGAACTCGTCGGGTGGCGGACGTAAGTCCGAGTCCGGTGGCGGCCGCCGCGGCAAGCGTGGCAAGCGCGGCGCCCGCGAGCAGGAGGTCCAGGTCGCCAAACTGCCCTCGCACAGCCCCGGTGACCACCCGATGTTCAAGGCGATGGCCGCCGCCAACGGCAAGCACGAGGACGACGACGAGTCCGGGGATGCTGCAGTAGACGTCGCCGAGCTCGAACCGGACACCATCCGCCGGGCGGTCGGCAGGGATACCGACGACGCCGATGACACCGACGACGACACCGATGATGACTCTGACGACGACACCGATGAGGACGAGATCGACCTCGACGACGACGAGGAAGAGATCGAGGACGACATCGACGTCGTCGACTCCGATGATGATTCGGACGACGAGGACGATTCGGACGACGAGGATGATTCGGACGACGAGTCTGAGGACACGGAGGACGAGTCCGACGACGAGCCGGTCGTCGCGGCCCGCCCCGGTCGACAGCGCCGGCGCGCCGCTGCTCGCCCGGCCGGACCACCCAGCCAGGACTGA
- the ndk gene encoding nucleoside-diphosphate kinase — MTERTLVLIKPDGVQRRLVGEVISRIEAKGLTIVALELKNVSEDLARAHYAEHDGKPFFGSLLEFITSGPVVAAVLEGPRAIAAFRQLAGGTDPVEKAVPGTIRGDLGLETQFNLVHGSDSPESAAREIALWFPGS; from the coding sequence GTGACTGAGCGAACCCTGGTTCTGATCAAGCCCGACGGTGTGCAGCGCCGGCTCGTCGGGGAGGTCATCAGCAGAATCGAAGCCAAAGGCCTGACCATCGTCGCGCTCGAGCTCAAGAACGTCAGCGAGGACCTGGCGCGCGCTCACTACGCCGAACACGACGGCAAACCGTTCTTCGGGTCTCTGCTGGAGTTCATCACCTCGGGTCCGGTTGTGGCCGCGGTCCTGGAGGGGCCACGCGCGATCGCAGCGTTCCGCCAGCTGGCCGGCGGCACCGATCCCGTCGAGAAGGCCGTGCCCGGCACCATTCGCGGTGACCTCGGGCTGGAGACGCAGTTCAACCTGGTGCACGGTTCGGACTCGCCCGAGTCGGCGGCGCGCGAAATCGCGCTCTGGTTCCCCGGGAGCTAG
- the rplU gene encoding 50S ribosomal protein L21 produces MAAQTATYAIVKTGGKQYKVAAGDIVKVEKLDVEPGSSVSLPVALVVDGAKVTTDAKALEKVAVTGEVLEHTKGPKIRIHKFKNKTGYHKRQGHRQQLTVLKVTGIK; encoded by the coding sequence ATGGCAGCGCAAACAGCCACGTACGCGATCGTGAAGACCGGCGGCAAGCAGTACAAGGTGGCGGCCGGCGACATCGTCAAGGTGGAGAAGCTCGACGTCGAGCCCGGTTCCTCGGTCTCGCTGCCCGTGGCGCTGGTGGTTGATGGCGCGAAGGTGACCACCGACGCCAAGGCGCTGGAGAAGGTCGCCGTCACCGGCGAGGTGCTCGAACACACCAAGGGCCCCAAGATCCGGATCCACAAGTTCAAGAACAAGACCGGCTATCACAAGCGCCAGGGCCACCGTCAGCAGCTGACGGTGCTCAAGGTCACCGGCATCAAGTAA
- the proB gene encoding glutamate 5-kinase: MESIHRAAIRNARSVVVKIGTTALTTQSGKFDASRLQNLADAIEARMQSGSDVVIVSSGAIAAGIEPLGLTRRPTDLATKQAAASVGQVALVNTWSAAFAHYQRTVGQVLLTAHDISMRAQHTNAARTLDRLRALHAVAIVNENDTVATNEIRFGDNDRLSALVAHLVGADALILLSDIDGLYDGDPRKASEDNPARFIPEVSGPADLVGVTAGRGSSLGTGGMVSKLSSALLASDAGVPVLLAAAADAATALTDASVGTVFAPRATRMSSRRFWVRYAAEASGTLTLDDGAVNAVVRQRRSLLPAGITALSGRFYGGDVVELRAQDSALVGRGVVAYDATELAGMLGRSTSELPTEMRRPVVHADDLVPA, from the coding sequence GTGGAGTCCATCCACCGCGCGGCTATCCGCAACGCGCGTTCGGTGGTCGTCAAGATCGGCACCACGGCGCTGACCACTCAGTCGGGCAAGTTCGACGCCAGCCGGCTGCAAAATCTGGCCGACGCGATCGAGGCCCGGATGCAGTCCGGTTCCGATGTGGTCATCGTGTCCTCGGGCGCGATCGCCGCAGGCATCGAGCCCCTGGGTCTGACCCGGCGCCCCACGGACCTGGCCACCAAGCAGGCTGCCGCCAGCGTGGGGCAGGTGGCGCTGGTGAACACCTGGAGCGCCGCGTTCGCGCACTACCAGCGAACCGTGGGGCAGGTCCTGCTGACCGCGCACGACATCTCGATGCGGGCCCAACATACCAACGCCGCGCGGACGTTGGATAGGCTGCGCGCCCTGCATGCCGTGGCGATTGTCAACGAAAACGACACGGTGGCCACCAACGAGATTCGGTTCGGTGACAACGACCGGCTCTCGGCGTTGGTGGCTCATCTGGTCGGGGCCGATGCGTTGATCTTGCTGTCGGACATCGACGGCCTCTACGACGGAGATCCGCGCAAGGCGTCGGAGGACAATCCGGCGCGTTTCATCCCCGAGGTCAGCGGCCCGGCCGACCTAGTCGGGGTGACCGCCGGTCGCGGCAGCAGCCTGGGCACCGGGGGAATGGTCTCCAAACTCTCTTCGGCACTGTTGGCCTCCGACGCCGGTGTGCCCGTGCTGCTGGCTGCGGCGGCCGACGCGGCCACCGCGTTGACCGACGCGTCGGTGGGCACGGTGTTCGCGCCACGCGCTACCCGGATGTCCTCGCGCCGGTTCTGGGTGCGTTATGCCGCCGAGGCGTCAGGAACGCTGACTCTCGACGACGGTGCCGTCAACGCTGTTGTGCGTCAGCGCCGCTCGTTGTTGCCGGCTGGTATCACGGCGCTGTCGGGCCGGTTCTACGGTGGCGACGTGGTCGAGTTGCGGGCGCAGGACTCGGCGTTGGTGGGCCGGGGTGTGGTCGCCTACGACGCCACCGAGCTGGCGGGCATGCTAGGCCGCTCCACCTCGGAGTTGCCTACCGAGATGCGCCGCCCTGTGGTGCACGCCGACGATCTGGTGCCTGCCTGA